Genomic DNA from Burkholderiales bacterium:
GATCCGAAAGATGAGGCGCGACCTTTTCGTACAGCGCCCTCTTCCAGTCCATGCGTTCGGAGATCGCCTCGATCACCAGATCGCAGTCCTTGAGCAGCGTCATGTCCCGGTCGTAGTTGGCCGGCTGGATATAGTCCGCCTTCGACGCGACGGAAAGCGGGCTGGGCTCGAGCTTCTTGAGGTTGTCGATCGCCTTGCGGACGATGTCGTTCGGATCGCCCTCTTTCGACGGCAGGTCGAACAGGACCGCTTCGACATTGGCGTTGACCAAATGGGCGGCGATCTGCGCGCCCATCACCCCGGCGCCCAGCACCGCGGCCTTGCGGATCTTCAGGGAGGGTTGCATTGCGTCGTGCTCACAGGGCCGGATTGAAACGGCGCGCCGCAGCCAGATCCGCCACGGCGCGCAGCTTGCACTTCAGAAGCTCATGGAATACTGCACGCTCAGGATGTCCACCGAGCCTTCGTACGTGCCCGTGACCGTCGTCGCCGTACCAGGCGCCGGCGTGGGCACGGTGAATCCCGGCGCCTGCTGGCTGCGGGTATGGTTGATGTCGGCATCCTTGATGAAGAGGTGCGCGTAACCCAGGTCTAGCCGACCGCTCTGGCCCACCCGCATCTGCGCCCCGAGCGCCAGCCAGATCCGGTCGTTGTCGGGCAGCCGCACCGTGCGTGTCGTCGCGCTCTTCACCGGCGTCTGGTCATAGGCGAGACCGCCTTTCAGCGTCCACTGGTCGTTCCACTTGTAGTCGGCGCCTACCGATACCCGCCAGCTGTCGTCGAAATCGAAGACGAACACCTCGCGCAGCGTCCCGTTGGTCGTGTTGACGACATCGACACGGTTGATCTCGCTCCATTGCGTGAAGGTGGCGTCACCGAGCAACTGGAGCCGATCCGACAACCGGTGGGCAAGACTCAACGAGAACATCCCCGGAAAAGTCACGTCCGCTCTCGCCGGACCGCTGGCGGCGGCCACTGGTGCACCGGCGGCAGTGGTCGTGTTTACGCTGCCCTCGAGTTCGTACTCGATGGGCGACCTGTAGGCCAGGCCAATGCGCGTGCCGCTCGCAACGTCGAACAGGAGCCCGAGATTCCATCCCCATCCATCGTCGTCGGCTTCGAGCTTGGTGTTGCCACTGACCCCGGCACCCAGCACGACGGCATTCGTGAGTTCCGCGTCTGCCAGCTGATAGTTGATCCCGCCGCCCACCGACACCGTATCGGAGAGCTTGTAGGACACCGACGGGTTGATGTTGATGGTCGTCAGCTCGGACTTGATGCCCTGGAAACGCCCCACCCAGTTCGAGTCGTATTCGGTGGTCAGCCCGAACGGGACGTTGACACCGATGCCGAAGTGCAGCCTTTCTCCATAAGGCATCACGAAGTAGCCGTTGGGGACGAAGGAGGTCTGACCGGGATCGCCCGTTCCGGGAACCGTTCCAAGGCCCAGTGCGGCGGGGCCGGTCGCCGAACCGGAGAAGTCGGCGGAAACCGCGATGACGTGGCCGGCGACCGCGAACTGACGCCCTTGCAGCCGGCTCATGCCTGCGGGATTGAAGAACACGGTGCTGGCGTCCTCGGCGCTTGCCGCAGCGCCGGCGTAGGCATTGCCGAGCCCGCTTCCGCTCTGTTCGGCAAGCGCGAATCCCGCCGCCGACGCGGTCCCCGCACCGCCGCCAAACAACCCAGCAATTGCCGCTGCTAACGCTGCCTTCCTGAACGCTTTCTTCATCGCTTTCTCCTTACAAGTGTCGCTGATTGAACAGCGATTTCGAAAAACCCGAATCAGCCCGCGCTGCCTGGGTTGACCGGCCGCGGACGTCCCTGGTCGTCCACAGCCACGTAAGTCAGCGTGGCCTCGGTCACCTTCACGACTTCGCGCAGGCTGCGCCGCTGCGCGAACACTTCCACCGCCACCGTGATCGAAGTGCGGCCCACGCGCACGATGTCGGCGTAGAAGCTGACGAGGTCGCCGATCAGCACCGGCTGCTTGAAGACGAAGGAGTTGACCGCCACGGTGGCGATCCGCCCCCGCGCCAGCCGCACCGCCGGGATGCTGCCCGCGATATCCACCTGCGACATGATCCAGCCGCCGAAGATGTCGCCATTGAAGTTGGCGTCGGAAGGCATCGGCACCACGCGAAGCGCGGGCTCCTTGCCTGCGGGCAACTGCACCGGCTGACTCTCCTCGGGCATTCAGTGTCCTGCGTACAGCGTTTCGAACTCGCGCTTGTAGGCCTCCACCACTTTGGCACGCTTGACCTTCATGGTCGGGGTCAGCAAGCCGTTTTCGACCGTCCAGGGCTGCGGCAGGATCGCCACGCGATACAACTGGGCGTAGCCGGGAAACTCCTTGATCTGCAGCTTGATCCGTTCCAGGACGATCTTTTCGGCCTGCGGGCCGCGCATCGCCGATTCGGAGTCCGGGTCCAGGCCGCGCTCCTTCGCGACTTTCGCCCACTGATCCTTGTTCAGCACCACGAACGCGGTCAGGAACGGCTTGCCTTCGCCGAGCACCATCACCTGTTCGAACAGGGTGTCGCGCATGATTGCCGCTTCCATGTCCACCGGCGGGACCTTCTCGCCGTTGGACATGACGATGATCTCCTTCAGCCGGCCCGTGATGTACAGATGCCCGGTCTGGTCCATGCGCGCGGTGTCGCCGGTCTTGAGCCAGCCGTCGGGCGTGAACATCGCCCGGGTCGCCTCCTCGTTGTTCCAGTAGCCGAGCATCACGTTCGGGCCCCTGACCAGCAGCTCGTCCTTCTCGCCGATCTTCACTTCCACGCCGGGAATCGGCTTGCCGATGCTGGCAGGAATGTTGTCCTCGATCGTGTTGGCGCTGACCACCGGGCTGGTTTCGGTCAGTCCGTAGCCCTGCAGCACCGGCAGCCCCAGGCCGATGAACAGCCTGGCGATCTCCGGCGAGAGCGCCGCGCCGCCGCAGGTCGCGCAGCGCAGCCTTCCGCCCAGGCGCGCGGTGACCTTCGAGGCCACCAGTTTCTCCAGGACCGGCCACAGCAGGAAGCTCGGCTTCCACGGTCCGCGCCCCTGTTGATGTTCGAACCGGGCCCAGCCCAGCTCGACCGCGAACTCGAACAGCTTGCGCCGCGCAGGAGGACTTTCCGCCAGCTTCTGCTTGATCGCGGCGTACACCCGCTCGTAGATGCGCGGCACCGAGATCAACAGCGTCGGCCGGATGGTGAGCAGGTCCTCGGCAAGCTGTTGCACCGAACGGGCGAACGCGGTCTGCGCGCCCGCCATGACCGTACCGTAATAGCCGCAGGTGCGTTCCAGCGTATGCGACAGCGGCAGGAATGACAGCAACAGATCGTCGGTCGTCATGCTGAAGCGCTGCAAGGTCGAGTAGGCGTTGTGCAGCATGTTGTAGTGTGAAAGCATCACGCCCTTCGGCCGACCCGTGGTGCCCGAGGTATAGATGATGCTGGCGAGCTTCTTGCCATCGGTGTTGACGTGTTTCGTCTCGCCGGCCTCCTTCGGCACCCAGTGGTCGGCGTCCACCAGTCGCGGATCGGAGGGCGCGCCTTTCAGCGGCTTGAGCGACACCAGCCGTTTGACCCCTTCGAGCTGCCCCTTGACCTCCGCGAACGCGTCCCAGGTCGCAGGGTCCTCGAAGAAGAACAGCTTCGCCCCCGAATCGCGGACGATATAGGCGACGTTGTCCGGCCGGTCGGAGGTGTAGAGCGGGACCGTAACCAGATCGAGCCCCATCGCGGCCTGGTCGAACACCACCCACCAGACCGAGTTGCGCATCATGATCGCGACCCGGTCGCCGCGCTCAAGCCCCTCATTCCCGAGCGCCGCCTGCCAGCGCGCGACCAGCCGGTCCACCTCGCGCCAGGTATAGTCTTTCCATTGCCCGGTTTGCTCGTCGAAATTGCGATAGGCCAGTGCGTTCGCAGAGCGCTTTACCCGCTCGGCGAACAAGCCATCCAGGGTCTTGGCGATCTCCGGAGAGATCAGGTCCACGTTCTTCGCCATCTCGTCTCCTCCTTGGATTGCCCGGTTGCGCGATCAGTCGAGGAACAGGTCCGACGCGAGCGAAACGCCCGGCGTCACGGCATAGCACGAGAAGTCGGACACGCCGTGCGCGCGCAAGACCTCTTCGTCGATGAAGAAGTTGCCGGTGGTTTTCCTGCTGTCGCCGGTCACGATCGCGTAGGCCGCGTCGGCGACGATCGCCGGCGTGCGGCTCGCCGCCAGCGCCTGCGGAAAGTAGACCTCGATGGCCGCGGTCGCGATCGTGGTGCGCGGCCAGAGCGAATTCACCGCGATGCCATGGGAGGCGAACTCCGCCGCCATGCCCAGGGTGCACATGCTCATCCCGTACTTGGCGATGGTGTAGGCCAGGTGATCCTTGAACCACTTCGGATTCATGTTCAGCGGCGGGGACAAGGTCAGGATATGCGGGTTCTGCGAGCGCATGAGGTACGGAATGCAGGCCTGCGAGCACACGTAGGTGCCGCGCGCGTTGACCTGCTGCATCAGGTCGTAGCGCTTGGCCGAAGTCGCCAGGGTCGCGGTGAGCGAGATCGCGCTGGCGTTGTTGATCAGTACATCGATGCCGCCGAACCGTTCCGCGGCCTGGCGCACGGCCGCCGCGACCGCCGCTTCATCGCGAATATCCAGTTGCAGCGCCAGCGCCCTGCCTCCGGCTTCCTCCACTTCGCGCGCCGTGTCGTAGATCGTTCCCTTGAGCTTAGGATGCGCTTCGGCTGTCTTGCCGGTCACGACGATGCGCGCGCCGTCGCGCGCGAAGCGCAGGGCGATCGCGCGCCCGATCCCCCGCGAGGCTCCCGTGATGAATACCGTCTTGTTGTTCAGATCACTCAAGGCCCGATCCTAGAAAAAGCAGAACCAATTCGGACCGCCAATGAAGAGCGAAACACGAAGGCACGAAGGAAAAAACAGGGCTCGTGGATGAATTGCATTCTGAGCATCTTGGTTGACCTCGTGGGCGGTGTCCTTTGTGTCAGTCAGGCTCGTATGACTTCGATCGTGGCTTCTGCTCTGGACGTGATCTTCTACAGTCCGCTACGTACTAACCACTTTGATCTCGCTTTCGTTCTTCTTCGCGCCTCCGTGTTCCGCTCTTGAGGCTCTCTGGGTCTCCTTGCTTCTGTAGTTCAAATCGATGTCTCACGAGCCGATGAAGGTGGGCGGGCGTTTTTCGACGAAGGCCGTTATGCCTTCCTTCAGGTCCGCGGTGCGTGCGCAGCGCGCGAACGCCAGCAATTCCTCCTCCATCTGCGACTCCATGCTCGCCGACAGCGAGCGATTGAGCAGGCGCTTGGTCTCGGCGTAGGCGCGCGTCGGGCCGCAAGCCAGCCGGCGCCCGAGCTGCAAGGCCTCGGCGGCCAGACGGTCGGCGGCCACGACCCGGTTGACGAGTCCCAAGGAATGCGCCGTCTGCGCATCGAAGCGGTCCGGCAGCAGCGCGAGCTCCATCGCCTTTCGGTGACCGACCAGGCGCGGCAGGAAAAAGGTGCTGCCGCCGTCCGGATTGGTGCCGATGTTCGCGTAAGCAAGCGTGAATTTCGTGTCGTCCGCCGCAATGGCGAGATCCGCCGCGAGCATCAGGCTCATTCCGGCACCGGCCACCGCGCCGTGCACTGCGGCGAGCACCGGTTTGTCCATGCGCCGCATCGCGAAGATCGCGAAATGCAGCTCGCGGCCCCAACGCACGATCAGCTCCGGCAGATCGTTCAGGTGCTCCTTGAACAGCGGCACATCGCCGCCGGCGCAGAAGGCGCGCCCTTCGCCGCGCAACAGTACCGCGCGCACGGCCGGATCGCCCGCCACGGCTTCCACGCAATCCCGCAACGCGCTCATCAGTTCGCCGTCCAGCGCGTTCATCCGCTCCGGCCGGTTGAGCGAGACCACCACCAGCGCGCCCTCGCGAGTCGTGCGGATGGTGTCGCTCATGCGGTTTTCCTCGCCGCTTCGAAGCCGGCATCGCCCACCGAGGACACGGCCCGTCCGATCTCGGGCGGAAAGTCGTCGACCATGATGCAGGCGCGGCGCAGCCGCCAGAACCGCTGCAGGGCCTCCGCCTCCTCGCGCGCGACGATGCCTTTGCTGACCGCGGATTCCAGGCGCTCGGCATCGCTCAGACCCGAAACCGCCTGCGCCTTGACCGCCGCGCGCAATTTCGCTTCGACCGGCTCGCCCTTCGCCGCCGCCTCCAGAGCCAGTTCCAGCCGGCCCACAGGATCGTCCTCCCTGCGCTGAAAGAACGTGTTGTGCGTCAGCCGGTCGCGCGCCGCCGAGGGCTCCATCATCAGTCGTGCCACCTGGTGATCGTGCGCATCGCTCGGTCCGGAAAAGACCCGTCCCCACGGAAACACCAGCAGGCGAAGCACGGAGCCGATCAGGCGGCTCGGGAAATTCTCGAACACGCCGTAGAACGCCGACTGGGTTTTGTTCAGCGCATCGTTCAGGGCCCAGTGCACCAGCGGCAGGTCCGAAGCGTGGCGTCCGTCGTCCTCATAGCGCTTGAGCGTGGCCGACGCAAGGTAGAGCTGCGACAGGACGTCGCCGAGCCGAGCCGACAGGCGCTCCTTGCGTTTCAGGCTGCCGCCGAGAACCAGCAGCGCGACGTCCGCGGCGAGCGCAAAGCCCGCGGAAAGACGCGAGAGCTGCTGATAGTAGCGGCGCAGCTCGGGCGCGCCGGGCACCGGCAAGAACCGGGCGCCGGTGAGACTCAGCCAGAGCGAACGCGCGGCATTTCCGAGCGTGAAACGCACGTGATCCCAGAACGCCTGGTCGAACGCCTCGGATGCTCGCACCGGATCGCCTTCCCGGGTCGCCGCGATTTCCCTCAACACGAACGGATGACAGCGGATGGCGCCCTGGCCGAAGATCATCATGCTGCGCGTGAGGATGTTGGCGCCTTCCACGGTAATGCCGATGGGGATCTGCTGGTAGGCACGGCCCAGGTAATTGTTCGGACCGAGGCAGATCGCCTTGCCGCCGTGCACGTCCATCGCGTCGTTGATCACCTGGCGCCCGCGTTCCGTGCAGTGATACTTCACGATGGCGGAAATGACCGAGGGCTTCTCGCCCAGATCCACCGCACCCGCGGTCATGCAGCGGGCGGCGTCCATCACATAGGTATTGCCGCCGATGCGGCCCAGCGCCTCCTCGATGCCTTCGAAATGGCCGATGGGGAGCTTGAACTGGCTGCGCACACGCGCATAGGCGCCGGTGGTGCGCGCGGCGAGCTTGGCCGCGCCGGTGGAGGAGGAAGGCAGCGAGATCGAACGCCCGGCTGCCAGGCTCTCCATCAGCATGCGCCAGCCCTGGCCGACGTAGTCGCGGCCGCCGATCACCCAATCGAGGGGGATGAACACGTCCTTGCCCCAGTTCGGCCCGTTCTGGAAGGAGGCGTTGAGGGGCAAATGACGGCGGCCGATGTTCACGCCCGGATACCTGGTCGGGATCAGCGCGAGCGTGATGCCGATGTCTTCCTTGTCTCCCAGCAAGCGCTCCGGGTCGTACAGCTTGAAGGCCAGGCCCAGCAAAGTGGCCACCGGCCCGAGGGTGATGTAGCGCTTTTCCCAGGTGAGGCGGATGCCGAGCGTCTCGCGCCCTTCGTGGGTGCCTTTGCACACGATCCCGAAGTCCGGGATGGCGCTCGCGTCCGAGCCGGCCTCGGGGCTCGTGAGCGCGAAGCACGGGATTTCCAGCCCCTTCGCCAGCCTCGGAAGATAGAGGTTCTTCTGCTGCTCGGTTCCATAATGGAGCAGCAACTCGGCGGGACCCAGCGAATTCGGCACCATGACGGTTACGCAGGCGGTGGAGTTGCGCGTCGCGAGCTTCTGCACGACCTGCGAGTGCGCAAACGCCGAGAAGCCCAGACCGCCGTACTGGCGCGGGATGATCATCCCGAGAAAACCCTTGTCCTTGATGAACTGCCAGATCTCGGGCGGCAAATCGTTCAGCTCGTAGGAGATCCGCCAGTCGTCGCACATCCTGCACAGCTCTTCGACCGGCCCGTCGAGGAAGGCCTGTTCGTCAGCGCTCAGCCGCGGCTTCGGGGTGGCGATCAGCCTGTTCCAGTCGGGGTTGCCGCTGAAGAGCGCGCTGTCCCACCACACCGTGCCCGCGTCCAAGGCTTCCTGCTCCGTCTGCGAGACCTGCGGCAGTACCTTGCGAAACCAGCCGAGCAACGGGTCACTGATCAGGCCTTTGCGCAGTTGCGGAACCATCAGGATGCCGGCCATGACGATGAACAACATCCACAGGAGCGTCTTGGTCTCGGTATCCGCGGCCGACCAGATGGTGAACACCGCCAGATAGGCCGCGACACCGATCGCCCACAGCTGCGCGTTCGCGCGCCGATAGGCGAGCACCCAGAGCAGCGCGACGGCGGCTACGAGCCAAAGCAAGGCGTTCATGGTCACTCCTCCAGAAAATCGTTCTCGTTCAGGCAGCCTTGCGGCTGAGCGCCGCAGGCGCCTTGCGCGCTCGTCGTGCGCCCGCCTCGGCCACCGGCGCCTGCAGGCCCGCCGCCAGAAAAGGAATCAACCGCCGGATGATCGCCTTGGCGTCATCTGCACCCTCCAGCCGGCAGCTACCGATCAACTGCAGCGCGTCGTTGCCCGCCAAGGTGTAGGACATGGCGCCGAACATGAAGTGCATCCGCCAGGCCAGTTCCTGGTCGGAGAGATGCGGCAGCGCCCGCGCAAAAGCTTCCTTGAAGCGGATGATGACCTGGCGA
This window encodes:
- a CDS encoding long-chain fatty acid--CoA ligase, with translation MAKNVDLISPEIAKTLDGLFAERVKRSANALAYRNFDEQTGQWKDYTWREVDRLVARWQAALGNEGLERGDRVAIMMRNSVWWVVFDQAAMGLDLVTVPLYTSDRPDNVAYIVRDSGAKLFFFEDPATWDAFAEVKGQLEGVKRLVSLKPLKGAPSDPRLVDADHWVPKEAGETKHVNTDGKKLASIIYTSGTTGRPKGVMLSHYNMLHNAYSTLQRFSMTTDDLLLSFLPLSHTLERTCGYYGTVMAGAQTAFARSVQQLAEDLLTIRPTLLISVPRIYERVYAAIKQKLAESPPARRKLFEFAVELGWARFEHQQGRGPWKPSFLLWPVLEKLVASKVTARLGGRLRCATCGGAALSPEIARLFIGLGLPVLQGYGLTETSPVVSANTIEDNIPASIGKPIPGVEVKIGEKDELLVRGPNVMLGYWNNEEATRAMFTPDGWLKTGDTARMDQTGHLYITGRLKEIIVMSNGEKVPPVDMEAAIMRDTLFEQVMVLGEGKPFLTAFVVLNKDQWAKVAKERGLDPDSESAMRGPQAEKIVLERIKLQIKEFPGYAQLYRVAILPQPWTVENGLLTPTMKVKRAKVVEAYKREFETLYAGH
- a CDS encoding acyl-CoA dehydrogenase is translated as MLFIVMAGILMVPQLRKGLISDPLLGWFRKVLPQVSQTEQEALDAGTVWWDSALFSGNPDWNRLIATPKPRLSADEQAFLDGPVEELCRMCDDWRISYELNDLPPEIWQFIKDKGFLGMIIPRQYGGLGFSAFAHSQVVQKLATRNSTACVTVMVPNSLGPAELLLHYGTEQQKNLYLPRLAKGLEIPCFALTSPEAGSDASAIPDFGIVCKGTHEGRETLGIRLTWEKRYITLGPVATLLGLAFKLYDPERLLGDKEDIGITLALIPTRYPGVNIGRRHLPLNASFQNGPNWGKDVFIPLDWVIGGRDYVGQGWRMLMESLAAGRSISLPSSSTGAAKLAARTTGAYARVRSQFKLPIGHFEGIEEALGRIGGNTYVMDAARCMTAGAVDLGEKPSVISAIVKYHCTERGRQVINDAMDVHGGKAICLGPNNYLGRAYQQIPIGITVEGANILTRSMMIFGQGAIRCHPFVLREIAATREGDPVRASEAFDQAFWDHVRFTLGNAARSLWLSLTGARFLPVPGAPELRRYYQQLSRLSAGFALAADVALLVLGGSLKRKERLSARLGDVLSQLYLASATLKRYEDDGRHASDLPLVHWALNDALNKTQSAFYGVFENFPSRLIGSVLRLLVFPWGRVFSGPSDAHDHQVARLMMEPSAARDRLTHNTFFQRREDDPVGRLELALEAAAKGEPVEAKLRAAVKAQAVSGLSDAERLESAVSKGIVAREEAEALQRFWRLRRACIMVDDFPPEIGRAVSSVGDAGFEAARKTA
- a CDS encoding NAD(P)-dependent oxidoreductase, with the protein product MSDLNNKTVFITGASRGIGRAIALRFARDGARIVVTGKTAEAHPKLKGTIYDTAREVEEAGGRALALQLDIRDEAAVAAAVRQAAERFGGIDVLINNASAISLTATLATSAKRYDLMQQVNARGTYVCSQACIPYLMRSQNPHILTLSPPLNMNPKWFKDHLAYTIAKYGMSMCTLGMAAEFASHGIAVNSLWPRTTIATAAIEVYFPQALAASRTPAIVADAAYAIVTGDSRKTTGNFFIDEEVLRAHGVSDFSCYAVTPGVSLASDLFLD
- a CDS encoding enoyl-CoA hydratase-related protein, whose amino-acid sequence is MSDTIRTTREGALVVVSLNRPERMNALDGELMSALRDCVEAVAGDPAVRAVLLRGEGRAFCAGGDVPLFKEHLNDLPELIVRWGRELHFAIFAMRRMDKPVLAAVHGAVAGAGMSLMLAADLAIAADDTKFTLAYANIGTNPDGGSTFFLPRLVGHRKAMELALLPDRFDAQTAHSLGLVNRVVAADRLAAEALQLGRRLACGPTRAYAETKRLLNRSLSASMESQMEEELLAFARCARTADLKEGITAFVEKRPPTFIGS
- a CDS encoding acyl-CoA thioesterase → MPEESQPVQLPAGKEPALRVVPMPSDANFNGDIFGGWIMSQVDIAGSIPAVRLARGRIATVAVNSFVFKQPVLIGDLVSFYADIVRVGRTSITVAVEVFAQRRSLREVVKVTEATLTYVAVDDQGRPRPVNPGSAG
- a CDS encoding outer membrane protein transport protein, which encodes MKKAFRKAALAAAIAGLFGGGAGTASAAGFALAEQSGSGLGNAYAGAAASAEDASTVFFNPAGMSRLQGRQFAVAGHVIAVSADFSGSATGPAALGLGTVPGTGDPGQTSFVPNGYFVMPYGERLHFGIGVNVPFGLTTEYDSNWVGRFQGIKSELTTININPSVSYKLSDTVSVGGGINYQLADAELTNAVVLGAGVSGNTKLEADDDGWGWNLGLLFDVASGTRIGLAYRSPIEYELEGSVNTTTAAGAPVAAASGPARADVTFPGMFSLSLAHRLSDRLQLLGDATFTQWSEINRVDVVNTTNGTLREVFVFDFDDSWRVSVGADYKWNDQWTLKGGLAYDQTPVKSATTRTVRLPDNDRIWLALGAQMRVGQSGRLDLGYAHLFIKDADINHTRSQQAPGFTVPTPAPGTATTVTGTYEGSVDILSVQYSMSF